From Vanacampus margaritifer isolate UIUO_Vmar chromosome 8, RoL_Vmar_1.0, whole genome shotgun sequence, a single genomic window includes:
- the LOC144055971 gene encoding neurogenic differentiation factor 4-like has protein sequence MMIKAFARQGEGEEDVSPVQWMEGDMSSPDGDSPLTSHRCRERGVNHQPSEEGSEEVEEDEEEGEEGHEGENESKQCGPKRKRVTKARQERFRARRVKANARERSRMHGLNDALENLRTIMPCHSKTQKLSKIETLRLARNYICALSAALEGGLSMESRAFMETLCKGLSQPTTNLVSGCLQLGPAPGAGGRPDDRVRPPPVPLAGMASYASPGLPSPPYGSFDSAHLLHLRAMKGGAYESHSPNEYNTGGVGTPPYEGPPTPPLSISSNLVSKQEPSPHYLAPSHYSPSPVDHGLYPPQTGYGVQASYDSYHPPHMTPRQITPVYRD, from the coding sequence ATGATGATAAAGGCTTTTGCGAGACAAGGGGAGGGAGAAGAGGACGTCAGCCCCGTGCAGTGGATGGAGGGTGACATGAGCTCACCCGACGGCGACTCACCTTTGACCTCGCACCGCTGCAGAGAACGCGGCGTCAACCACCAGCCGTCGGAAGAGGGCAGCGAGGAGgtggaggaagacgaggaggaagGCGAGGAAGGCCATGAGGGCGAAAACGAATCCAAACAATGCGGCCCCAAGAGGAAGCGGGTGACTAAGGCCAGGCAGGAGCGCTTCCGCGCCCGACGCGTCAAAGCCAACGCCAGGGAGCGCTCGCGCATGCACGGCCTGAACGACGCGCTGGAAAACCTGCGCACCATCATGCCCTGCCACTCCAAAACCCAAAAACTGTCCAAAATCGAGACCCTGCGTCTGGCCCGTAACTACATCTGCGCTCTCTCCGCCGCCCTGGAGGGGGGACTCTCCATGGAGAGCCGGGCTTTCATGGAGACCCTGTGCAAGGGCCTCTCGCAACCCACCACCAACCTCGTGTCCGGGTGCCTCCAGCTGGGCCCGGCACCCGGCGCGGGCGGGAGGCCTGACGACAGAGTCCGGCCGCCTCCCGTGCCTCTCGCCGGCATGGCGAGCTACGCCTCCCCGGGCCTGCCCAGTCCACCTTATGGCAGTTTTGACTCCGCCCACCTGCTTCACCTGAGGGCCATGAAAGGAGGGGCGTACGAGAGCCACTCGCCAAACGAGTACAACACCGGCGGGGTGGGGACGCCCCCCTACGAGGGGCCCCCCACTCCGCCCCTGAGCATCAGCAGCAACCTGGTCAGCAAACAGGAGCCGTCACCTCACTACTTAGCGCCGTCGCACTACTCCCCGTCCCCCGTGGACCACGGCCTGTACCCGCCTCAGACCGGCTACGGCGTGCAAGCATCATATGACTCCTACCATCCACCTCACATGACCCCCCGACAGATAACCCCCGTCTACAGAGACTAG